A window of Deinococcus betulae genomic DNA:
ATCAGCACCACGCCGGCCAGGAGGCTGCCGCGCAGCACCTCGGCAAAGGCGGCGTCGCTGCTCAGCTGGCCGACACCCACAAACAGGCCCGGCCCCAGCCCGGTGCCGCCTGCAAAACTGCCAAAGCCCAGCGGAATGCCGGCCAGCAGCGAGCCCACCACTGTGGTCAGAATCAGCAGAAAGGGGTAACTCAGGGCCACAATCAGCTTGCTGGCAATGACCTTGGTGCGGTCCACCGGGCGCAGCAGCAAGGGCGCCAGGGTGCCCTGCGCGACCTCTGACCCAATCATTTCGGCGACGGTGACGGCAATAAACAGGGGCAGCAGATACCCGATGGTCACGCCGATGCTCACCGCCGGCAGCTGCCAGCCACTTGTCAGTTTCACCTGAATCAGTTCGTCCAGGCGGGGGGCAAAGGCCCACAGCAGCGGCAGTAAAAAGGTCACCAGCAGGGCCAGCCGGGCGCTGCGGGCGCCGAAGAGCTTGCGGAATTCCAGGCTCAGCAGGGTCAGCATGCGTGGCCTCCGGTGGGCTGGACAGAGTGAGGACGGGGCAGGGAAGGGGTGAGGTCACTCATCAGGCTTGCTCCACGCGTTCGCGGTAGTACTCGTACAGGTCAAAGTGGTCGGGGCTGGCCTCAAAGACGCGAATCCCTTCCTGGTGCAGGTGGCTCAGGGCGTCGGGCACGCGGGCCTCGCCGCCCAGATGGGCGATGGCGTAGGGGGTGCGGGTGCTGACCCGGCGCACAAACGGCAGGCGCTCCAGCACCGCCGCCGCCCCCACCGGGTCGTCCACCCGGAAGCGGTAGGCGGCCTGGCGGGCGCGCAGGTCCACCGTGTCCACCAGGCGCCCCCCCGTCAGAATGCCCACCGTATGCGCGTAGGTAGCAATTTCTCGCAGGTGATGGGTGGACAGCACCACCGCGCAGCCGCTGGTGGCCAGGCTGGTCACAATGCGGTGAATCAGGCCGATGCCCAGGGGGTCCAGGCCGCTGGTCGGCTCGTCCAGAATCAGGACCTTGGGTTCGGCCAGCATGGCGCTGGCCACGCCCAGGCGCTGCCGCTGCCCCAGCGAGTATTCGCCCACCTTCTTGTCAGCCATGCGCGTCAGTTCGAGCAGCGCCAGCACCTCGCGGATGCGGTCGCGGCTGATGCGCCGCCCGCCGGGGGCCATGGCCGCCAGATTGGCATGTACTTGCAGGTTCTGGGTGCCCGTGAACTGGGGGTAAAACTTGGCCGGCGCCTCCACCACGGCGCCCAGGTACGCGCGGGCGCGCTGGCCGTCCAGATGAACGTCACGCCCCA
This region includes:
- a CDS encoding ABC transporter permease, which gives rise to MLTLLSLEFRKLFGARSARLALLVTFLLPLLWAFAPRLDELIQVKLTSGWQLPAVSIGVTIGYLLPLFIAVTVAEMIGSEVAQGTLAPLLLRPVDRTKVIASKLIVALSYPFLLILTTVVGSLLAGIPLGFGSFAGGTGLGPGLFVGVGQLSSDAAFAEVLRGSLLAGVVLMPVAALSLLFGVLYLSTAAAALATFAALIVMRLLVVLPDAVQRILLTSHLNLYVQQGDILQPLVLLLIYTAGFGLMSIFAFDRRDV
- a CDS encoding ABC transporter ATP-binding protein; protein product: MTKQGGPATPAIEVRGLYKRYGSNSILEDVHLTVMPGEVYALTGPNGAGKTTLIRAMTGLAFPSDGDVRLLGRDVHLDGQRARAYLGAVVEAPAKFYPQFTGTQNLQVHANLAAMAPGGRRISRDRIREVLALLELTRMADKKVGEYSLGQRQRLGVASAMLAEPKVLILDEPTSGLDPLGIGLIHRIVTSLATSGCAVVLSTHHLREIATYAHTVGILTGGRLVDTVDLRARQAAYRFRVDDPVGAAAVLERLPFVRRVSTRTPYAIAHLGGEARVPDALSHLHQEGIRVFEASPDHFDLYEYYRERVEQA